In Magnolia sinica isolate HGM2019 chromosome 12, MsV1, whole genome shotgun sequence, a single genomic region encodes these proteins:
- the LOC131220204 gene encoding uncharacterized protein LOC131220204, which yields MAPRKRKDAETSKETAAAPASPRRTRSFSARVPASAAAAPVHKRPSKKSTPSKVEDGLKESSKPAAAADVPDAVGSKTIIVEACKQCTQFKKRALLVKESLENGVPESF from the coding sequence ATGGCGCCGAGGAAAAGAAAGGATGCTGAAACTTCAAAGGAGACGGCAGCAGCTCCGGCCTCTCCGAGGAGGACCCGAAGCTTCTCCGCCCGAGTAccagcatcagcagcagcagcgcccgTGCATAAGCGCCCGAGTAAAAAATCCACGCCCTCCAAAGTCGAGGACGGGTTGAAAGAATCATCGaaacctgctgctgctgctgacgtgCCCGATGCTGTAGGGTCCAAGACCATCATAGTCGAAGCCTGCAAACAATGCACTCAATTCAAGAAGAGGGCCTTGCTAGTGAAGGAGAGTTTGGAAAATGGTGTCCCTGAGtcattttga